In one Balaenoptera musculus isolate JJ_BM4_2016_0621 chromosome 2, mBalMus1.pri.v3, whole genome shotgun sequence genomic region, the following are encoded:
- the SPATA7 gene encoding spermatogenesis-associated protein 7 isoform X4, whose amino-acid sequence MDGSRRDADQQRREKLKKELARCERELKLTKTAVQSNSKSNSKSLLNTLQKPPGEPQDEDAVLIEEVNGFPSFKRSPVTSSERLHLSPPKSGKVLTNGTEKNSSSFPSSMDYTASGPRKSTSGTSYGRRPRGTSLNSQRFQLVISKAPSGDLLDKHSELFSNRHLPFTPRTLKTEAKSFLSQYRYYTPAKRKKDFTDQQIEAETQTELSSFQSDFETVEIKNSTDSEMNIKQASSCMSYGTKGKITPLPLQGHELPWDEVKDGALQCSSSRAVCQCSLQPPSGRKIYSDEEELLYLSFIEDVTDEILKLGLFSNRFLERLFERHIKQNKHHLEEEKMRHLLHILKVDLGCMSKENSVMLDDVGMLHLLDFEKAENSEQNEYKNEQDLAIQQEHQEYQKALTMLLSVPKDENKIVSSPNDFFLPVYKSKYSEGVIIQQVNDETNLGTSVKDEKNVSMSDSLLDQETSVNVIEGDSDNEKVETSNELCCFSTALSPSVQLCSVKDGNQDMERPTLKIMEMSIED is encoded by the exons CCTCCAGGAGAACCACAAGATGAAGATGCTGTGTTAATCGAAGAAGTGAACGGATTTCCATCCTTTAAAAGGTCACCAGTAACTTCTTCAGAGCGACTACACTTAAGTCCACCTAAATCCGGTAAAGTCCTCACAAATGGTACTGAGAAGAACTCCAGTTCCTTCCCGTCCAGCATGGATTACACTGCCTCTGGGCCCAGGAAATCAACCTCTGGAACCTCCTACGGCAGAAGGCCCCGGGGCACATCCCTAAATTCCCAGCGGTTTCAGTTAGTTATTTCGAAAGCACCCAGTGGGGACCTTTTGGATAAACATTCTGAACTCTTTTCCAACAGACATTTGCCATTCACCCCACGCactttaaaaacagaagcaaaatctTTCCTGTCACAGTATCGATATTATACacctgccaaaagaaaaaaggattttacAGATCAGCAGATAGAAGCTGAAACGCAGACTGAATTAAGCAG ctTTCAATCTGATTTTGAGACAGTTGAGATTAAGAACTCCACAGATTCAGAAATGAACATAAAGCAG GCATCTAGCTGTATGTCGTATGgtaccaaaggaaaaataacccCTTTACCTTTACAAGGGCATGAATTACCATGGGATGAGGTTAAAGACGGTGCTCTTCAGTGTTCCTCATCAAG GGCAGTATGTCAATGTTCCCTGCAGCCTCCTTCAGGGAGAAAAATCTATTCTGA TGAAGAAGAACTGTTGTATCTGAGTTTCATTGAAGATGTAACAGATGAAATTTTGAAACTTGGTTTATTTTCAAAcag gTTTCTAGAACGACTGTTTGAgagacatataaaacaaaataaacatcatTTGGAGGAG gaaAAAATGCGCCACCTGCTACATATCCTAAAGGTGGACTTAGGCTGCATGTCCAAGGAAAACTCAGTAATGCTAGATGATGTTGGTATGTTGCATTTACTTGATTTTGAAAAGGCTGAGAATTCagaacaaaatgaatataaaaatgaacaagattTAGCCATTCAACAGGAACATCAAGAATACCAAAAAGCTTTGACTATGTTATTGTCTGTTCCAAAGGATGAGAACAAGATAGTCTCTTCACCAAATGACTTTTTCCTCCCTGTCTATAAATCAAAGTATTCAGAAGGGGTTATAATTCAGCAGGTAAATGATGAAACAAATCTTGGAACTTCAGTtaaggatgaaaaaaatgtaagtatgTCAGACAGTTTACTAGACCAAGAAACTTCTGTGAATGTCATTGAAGGAGACAGTGACAATGAAAAAGTTGAGACTTCAAATGAATTGTGTTGTTTTAGCACAGCACTCTCCCCATCTGTTCAGTTATGCAGTGTCAAAGATGGTAATCAGGACATGGAAAGACCAACTCTTAAAATCATGGAAATGAGCATTGAGGACTGA